A genomic segment from Leptospira kirschneri serovar Cynopteri str. 3522 CT encodes:
- a CDS encoding TPR end-of-group domain-containing protein has protein sequence MQTKSILNWKHTFLERVVLTVILLVFSGNCSYSESLQESLRNYFLVKSALQFNEHISNNEWSEAASVAHLYSLTILILGIGNAPLTGFKSGNTYSSAREFFAADLIAYTGITKDFGLLFLGNQMIPNDVTDPRLYFNLACLYAMQRDKEEMLHNVAIALRLGQSPKDFLTDSDFDGFKKDPDFIRIVSGRSTAPFSK, from the coding sequence ATGCAAACTAAATCAATCTTGAATTGGAAACATACCTTTTTGGAACGCGTCGTTTTGACTGTTATACTCTTGGTTTTTTCGGGAAATTGTTCTTATTCTGAAAGTTTACAGGAGAGCTTGCGGAATTATTTTCTTGTTAAGTCTGCATTACAATTCAATGAACACATCTCCAATAATGAATGGTCCGAGGCGGCTTCGGTTGCTCATTTATATTCTCTTACGATCCTGATTCTTGGAATTGGGAATGCTCCATTGACAGGGTTTAAAAGCGGGAATACATATTCTTCCGCAAGAGAATTTTTTGCCGCAGATCTCATTGCGTATACCGGGATCACAAAGGATTTTGGACTTTTGTTTCTCGGGAATCAAATGATTCCGAACGATGTCACTGATCCCAGGTTGTATTTTAATCTTGCTTGTCTCTATGCGATGCAAAGAGATAAAGAAGAGATGCTCCACAATGTTGCGATCGCCCTTCGTCTAGGACAATCTCCTAAGGATTTCCTAACGGATTCAGATTTTGACGGATTTAAAAAGGATCCAGATTTTATTCGGATTGTTAGTGGACGATCCACTGCGCCATTTTCTAAATAA
- a CDS encoding AtpZ/AtpI family protein: MSEENDDDKKNDSSGFQKETKPKQKEFSPWEFAGLGIEFAVIVVGSVYLGNYIDTKFHSSPFGLLGACLLGFSYGIYYIIYRTTLKK; the protein is encoded by the coding sequence ATGTCTGAAGAAAATGACGATGATAAAAAAAATGATTCTTCTGGTTTTCAGAAAGAAACTAAACCAAAGCAGAAAGAATTTTCACCTTGGGAGTTTGCAGGTTTAGGAATCGAGTTTGCAGTGATCGTGGTAGGTTCTGTTTATTTAGGAAATTATATAGATACAAAATTTCATTCTTCTCCTTTCGGGCTTTTAGGAGCTTGTCTATTAGGTTTTTCTTACGGAATTTACTACATCATTTACAGAACTACTTTGAAAAAGTAA
- the lepB gene encoding signal peptidase I codes for MKLESEVKTKESGQESPISSTFSFILIVILVFAFKSSVLDANNIPSGSMIPTLKIGDFLFVNKMRYSIRMPFTESELIRIDDPQRGDIVTFAPPFRALSLGDSRDGFFAKRYVKRVIGLPGDTIRITSKFLSTKKGDVNYSVIEYKEKGSDRFQGYDPVETEEGNVLGDLDNLYAPTRSLFLEKKPGFEHYVLEGYEEDRKRLDGYECNFSIGCEIPENQYMVVGDNRDDSHDSRTWGFVKREDILGKALVIYFSINWKDNVCEYKNGKELSEKGPEFAERYQGEELVKHCHPSEIGLVREESKLGWVERTLRYRIWRMEVRWNRIGKILR; via the coding sequence ATGAAGTTAGAATCCGAGGTCAAAACAAAAGAGTCTGGGCAGGAATCTCCCATCAGTTCTACATTTTCCTTTATTCTGATCGTGATCCTGGTATTCGCCTTTAAATCCTCGGTTTTAGATGCGAATAATATACCGTCTGGATCTATGATTCCCACCTTGAAAATCGGAGATTTTCTATTCGTAAACAAGATGAGATATTCGATTCGAATGCCATTTACGGAGTCGGAACTGATCCGAATCGACGATCCCCAACGAGGAGATATAGTTACTTTTGCGCCTCCGTTTCGTGCCTTAAGTCTTGGAGACAGTCGGGACGGATTTTTTGCAAAACGTTACGTGAAACGAGTGATAGGTCTTCCGGGTGATACGATTCGGATCACTTCTAAATTTTTATCCACAAAAAAAGGAGACGTGAACTATTCCGTAATCGAATACAAAGAAAAAGGATCTGATCGATTCCAAGGTTACGATCCAGTGGAAACAGAAGAGGGAAATGTATTGGGAGATTTGGACAATCTCTATGCCCCTACAAGATCTCTGTTTTTAGAAAAAAAACCGGGTTTTGAACACTACGTCTTAGAAGGTTATGAAGAGGATCGCAAACGACTCGATGGGTATGAATGTAATTTTTCGATCGGATGTGAGATCCCTGAAAATCAGTATATGGTAGTAGGAGACAATCGAGACGATTCTCACGATTCCAGAACCTGGGGATTTGTTAAAAGAGAAGATATACTCGGAAAGGCTTTGGTGATCTATTTTTCCATCAACTGGAAAGATAACGTCTGCGAATATAAAAATGGAAAAGAGCTATCCGAAAAAGGACCTGAATTTGCGGAACGTTATCAGGGAGAGGAACTTGTAAAACATTGTCATCCTTCCGAAATCGGTTTGGTAAGAGAAGAAAGTAAACTTGGTTGGGTGGAACGTACTCTTCGTTATCGAATTTGGAGAATGGAAGTCCGCTGGAATCGGATCGGAAAGATTCTACGTTAG